In Polaromonas sp. JS666, one genomic interval encodes:
- a CDS encoding efflux RND transporter permease subunit, translated as MNLSEPFVRRPVATVLLTIGIALAGIGAFFVLPVSPLPQVDFPVISVSASLPGASPDTMASSVATPLERRLGVIAGVNEMTSNSGTGSTRVSLQFDLNRSIDAAAREVQAAINASRADLPATLRSNPTYRKANPASAPVIILALTSKTRSPGQIYDEVSNVVQQKIAQVPGVGDVELGGGSLPAVRVELNPFALNRYGVSMEDVRAALQASNANRPKGAIEGNGQRLQIYSGANTATGGLKAADYRGLVVAWRNGAALRLGDVAEVVDGVENTNTLGLFNGSPAVIVLITRQPGANVIETVDGVRALLPELQAQLPQDVQLQVASDSTNSIRASLREIELTLLISIALVVLVVSAFLRSARATVIPAVATIVSLLGTFGVMYLLGFSLNNLSLMALTVATGFVVDDAIVVLENTSRHIEAGMDRFKAALLGAREVGFTVLSISLSLVAVFIPLLFMGGQTGRLFREFAVTLSAAVMISLLISLTTTPMMCAWMLKPTTVAGQARKRPGRLAFIPRWLESAYQRVHRSYEVSLDWALASKLLVMLILLAVVALNVYLYIKAPKGFFPQQDTGQINAGLRADRSISFQALQAKLRQLVDIIRRDPAVDTVVGFTGGSRAGGGFMFINLKPVAQRTESGQAVIARLRPQLAQVTGVSLFLNTVQDLRGGGRQSSSTYQYTLKSDNAADLRDWATRLADQMKRQDALTDVDTDQQENGVETMVTVDKDSAARLGISSRDVDNALYNAFGQRQVATIYADLNQYRVVMEVAPRFIRSPEALKDIYVPAKASSLTTSGTNSSTTSGTSSTTTTASGSSGTSSASTTVINPALRDPSSGQALSSSATTMVPLSAIARFSENAKAASVSHEDGELSTTISYNLAEGSTLSDAQAAVKQAEAEIRLPNNVRGSFAGSARDAQESQSKQPLLILAALVVIYIVLGILYESLIHPITVLSTLPSAGVGAVLALLLFKMDFSIIALIGIFLLIGIVKKNAILIIDFALEAERARGLTATQAVREACLLRFRPILMTTLAAILGALPLAIGFGEGAELRRPLGVSIIGGLIASQLLTLLTTPVVYVLLDKLRHRSPSEKQLSRHPDDSSEPPSGAPLQLQ; from the coding sequence ATGAACCTCTCCGAACCCTTCGTCCGCCGCCCGGTCGCCACCGTCCTCCTGACCATAGGCATCGCCCTGGCCGGCATAGGCGCATTCTTTGTACTGCCCGTCTCGCCCCTGCCGCAGGTCGATTTCCCGGTCATCTCGGTCAGCGCCTCGCTGCCCGGCGCCAGCCCCGACACCATGGCCAGCAGCGTCGCCACGCCGCTGGAGCGGCGCCTCGGCGTGATTGCCGGCGTGAACGAAATGACCTCCAACAGCGGCACGGGCTCCACCCGTGTCAGCCTGCAGTTTGACCTCAACCGCAGCATCGATGCCGCCGCGCGCGAAGTGCAGGCCGCCATCAATGCCTCGCGCGCGGACTTGCCGGCCACGCTGCGCAGCAACCCGACCTACCGCAAGGCCAACCCGGCTTCGGCGCCCGTCATCATCCTGGCGCTCACCTCCAAAACCCGTTCACCGGGGCAGATCTACGACGAAGTGTCGAATGTGGTGCAGCAAAAAATCGCCCAGGTGCCGGGGGTGGGCGATGTCGAGCTGGGCGGTGGTTCGCTGCCTGCCGTGCGCGTCGAGTTGAACCCGTTCGCCCTCAACCGCTATGGCGTCAGCATGGAAGATGTGCGGGCGGCCCTGCAGGCATCCAACGCCAACCGGCCCAAGGGAGCGATTGAAGGCAATGGCCAGCGACTGCAGATTTACTCGGGCGCCAACACCGCCACGGGCGGGCTCAAGGCGGCCGACTACCGCGGCCTGGTGGTGGCCTGGCGCAATGGCGCGGCCCTGCGGCTGGGCGATGTGGCCGAGGTGGTGGATGGCGTGGAAAACACCAACACCCTGGGCCTGTTCAATGGCAGCCCGGCCGTCATTGTGCTGATCACGCGTCAGCCCGGCGCCAACGTGATCGAGACCGTGGATGGCGTGCGCGCCCTGCTGCCCGAGTTGCAGGCCCAGTTGCCGCAGGATGTGCAGTTGCAGGTGGCCTCGGACAGTACCAACTCGATACGCGCCTCGCTCCGCGAGATTGAGCTCACCCTGCTGATCTCGATTGCACTGGTGGTGCTGGTGGTCAGCGCATTTTTGCGCAGTGCGCGCGCCACAGTCATTCCGGCGGTGGCCACCATCGTCTCCCTGCTCGGCACCTTTGGCGTGATGTATCTGCTCGGGTTCAGCCTCAACAACCTGAGCCTGATGGCGCTCACCGTGGCCACCGGCTTTGTGGTGGACGACGCCATCGTCGTGCTGGAGAACACCAGCCGCCACATCGAGGCCGGCATGGACCGCTTCAAGGCCGCGCTGCTGGGTGCGCGCGAAGTCGGCTTCACGGTGCTGTCCATCAGCCTGTCGCTGGTGGCGGTGTTCATTCCGCTGCTGTTCATGGGCGGGCAAACCGGACGGCTGTTTCGCGAATTTGCCGTGACGCTGTCGGCGGCGGTGATGATTTCCCTGCTGATTTCGCTGACCACCACACCGATGATGTGTGCCTGGATGCTCAAGCCCACAACCGTGGCCGGGCAGGCACGCAAGCGGCCCGGGCGCCTGGCCTTCATCCCGCGCTGGCTTGAAAGCGCTTATCAGCGTGTGCACCGCAGCTACGAGGTGAGCCTGGACTGGGCGCTGGCCAGCAAGCTGCTGGTCATGCTGATTTTGCTGGCGGTGGTTGCGCTCAATGTCTACCTCTACATCAAGGCGCCCAAGGGCTTTTTCCCGCAACAGGACACCGGGCAGATCAACGCCGGCCTGCGCGCCGACAGGAGCATTTCCTTTCAGGCCTTGCAGGCCAAGCTGCGGCAGCTGGTCGACATCATCCGGCGCGACCCGGCGGTGGACACCGTGGTCGGCTTCACCGGCGGCTCGCGAGCGGGTGGTGGCTTCATGTTCATCAACCTCAAACCTGTGGCCCAGCGCACCGAATCCGGCCAAGCCGTCATTGCCCGGCTGCGCCCGCAGCTGGCGCAAGTCACTGGCGTCAGCCTTTTCCTCAACACCGTGCAGGACCTGCGGGGTGGTGGCCGCCAGAGCAGTTCGACCTACCAGTACACCCTCAAAAGTGACAACGCGGCCGACCTGCGCGACTGGGCGACGCGGCTGGCCGACCAGATGAAGCGCCAGGACGCGCTGACCGACGTGGACACCGACCAGCAGGAAAACGGCGTGGAGACCATGGTCACGGTGGACAAGGACAGCGCGGCACGTCTGGGCATCAGCTCGCGCGACGTCGACAACGCCTTGTACAACGCCTTCGGCCAGCGCCAGGTGGCCACCATCTATGCCGACCTGAACCAGTACCGGGTGGTCATGGAGGTGGCGCCACGCTTTATCCGCAGCCCCGAGGCGCTCAAGGACATCTACGTTCCGGCGAAGGCCAGCAGCCTCACCACTTCCGGCACAAATTCAAGCACCACCTCGGGCACCAGCTCCACCACGACTACCGCATCCGGCTCATCCGGTACTTCCAGCGCATCCACAACCGTCATCAACCCGGCCTTGCGCGACCCGTCCAGCGGCCAGGCCCTGAGCTCGTCGGCCACCACCATGGTGCCGCTGTCGGCCATTGCGCGCTTCAGCGAAAACGCCAAGGCCGCATCCGTCAGCCACGAGGACGGCGAACTCTCCACCACGATTTCCTACAACCTGGCGGAGGGCAGCACACTCAGCGATGCCCAGGCTGCCGTGAAACAGGCCGAAGCCGAGATTCGCCTGCCCAACAATGTGCGCGGCAGTTTTGCCGGATCGGCGCGTGATGCCCAGGAATCGCAAAGCAAGCAGCCGCTGCTGATACTGGCCGCGCTGGTGGTGATCTACATCGTGCTTGGCATTTTGTACGAGAGCCTGATCCATCCGATCACCGTGCTGTCTACCCTGCCCTCGGCTGGCGTGGGCGCGGTGCTGGCGCTGCTGCTGTTCAAGATGGACTTTTCCATCATCGCGCTGATCGGCATTTTCCTGCTGATCGGTATCGTGAAGAAAAATGCCATCCTGATCATCGACTTTGCGCTGGAAGCCGAGCGGGCACGCGGCCTCACCGCCACGCAGGCGGTGCGCGAAGCCTGCCTGCTGCGCTTTCGCCCCATCCTGATGACCACGCTGGCCGCCATCCTCGGTGCGCTGCCGCTGGCCATAGGCTTTGGCGAGGGCGCCGAGTTGCGCCGCCCGCTGGGCGTCTCCATCATTGGCGGGCTGATTGCCAGCCAGCTGCTCACCTTGTTGACCACGCCGGTGGTTTATGTACTGCTCGACAAGCTGCGCCACCGCAGCCCGTCCGAGAAGCAGCTGAGCCGCCATCCGGATGACTCCAGCGAACCGCCTTCCGGCGCCCCGCTGCAACTGCAATGA
- a CDS encoding efflux transporter outer membrane subunit: MYKELKFRRYHYVMAAALALLATGCAVGPDYKRPATADVSAFKEAEGWVPAAPADALERGPWWTLFGDPVLDQLQSRVEVSNQNVALAVAAYAQARALVREQRASLFPSVTLDGGASRSKSSGSGSSSSGAGAGGRIGNNYQLSIGGSWEPDVWGRLGRAVDGASAGAQASAADLASAKLSAQGELAVNYLSLRQTDAQKALLESTIAGYERALEITQNRYAASIAAKTDVLQAQTQLANARAEAAGLVRQRAQLEHAIAVLVGEAPGNFTLAPAAWTPVVPEIPVGVPSTLLQRRPDIAAAERRVAQANEQIGIAKSAYFPSLSLSASAGSGASRLADLFKASSSVWSLGISAAQVLFNAGATGARVEGAQASHEQAVARYRQAVLTAFQDVEDQLSATRVLLVQQDLRRQASDAADQVEQQVFNRYRGGQVGYTEVITAQATALSARRALVQAMADRQTTAVALIQSLGGGWQDGR, encoded by the coding sequence ATGTACAAGGAATTGAAATTTCGCCGCTACCACTACGTGATGGCCGCGGCACTGGCCCTGCTGGCCACAGGCTGCGCGGTCGGCCCGGATTACAAGCGCCCGGCCACCGCCGATGTCAGCGCCTTCAAGGAAGCCGAAGGCTGGGTGCCCGCCGCGCCGGCCGATGCGCTGGAGCGCGGCCCGTGGTGGACGCTGTTTGGCGACCCGGTGCTGGACCAGCTGCAGTCGCGGGTCGAGGTGTCCAACCAGAACGTGGCGCTGGCGGTGGCCGCCTATGCGCAGGCGCGTGCCCTGGTACGCGAGCAGCGGGCATCGCTCTTTCCTTCGGTCACGCTCGATGGTGGAGCCAGCCGTTCGAAGAGCAGCGGCAGTGGCAGCAGCAGTTCTGGCGCTGGCGCTGGCGGGCGCATTGGCAACAACTACCAGCTCAGCATAGGCGGCAGCTGGGAGCCCGACGTCTGGGGCCGGCTGGGCCGGGCCGTCGACGGCGCCAGTGCCGGCGCCCAGGCGAGTGCGGCAGACCTGGCCTCGGCCAAGCTGTCGGCCCAGGGCGAACTCGCCGTCAATTACCTTTCGCTGCGCCAGACCGATGCGCAAAAGGCCTTGCTGGAAAGCACGATTGCCGGCTACGAGCGTGCACTGGAGATCACGCAAAACCGCTACGCGGCCAGCATTGCCGCCAAGACCGATGTGCTGCAGGCGCAAACCCAACTGGCCAACGCCAGGGCTGAAGCCGCAGGGCTGGTGCGCCAGCGCGCCCAGCTCGAGCATGCCATCGCGGTGCTGGTGGGCGAGGCGCCCGGTAATTTCACGCTCGCACCCGCCGCCTGGACACCCGTGGTGCCAGAGATTCCGGTCGGCGTGCCTTCCACGCTGCTGCAGCGCCGGCCCGATATCGCGGCAGCCGAGCGCCGCGTGGCCCAGGCCAACGAGCAGATCGGCATCGCCAAAAGCGCCTACTTCCCCAGCCTGTCCTTGAGCGCATCGGCCGGCTCTGGCGCCAGCCGCCTCGCGGACCTGTTCAAGGCCTCCAGCAGTGTCTGGTCGCTGGGCATTTCGGCCGCGCAGGTGCTGTTCAATGCTGGCGCGACGGGGGCCCGCGTCGAAGGTGCGCAGGCCTCGCACGAGCAGGCAGTGGCGCGCTACCGGCAGGCCGTGCTGACAGCATTCCAGGATGTCGAGGACCAGCTTTCCGCCACCCGCGTGCTGCTGGTCCAGCAGGACTTGCGGCGCCAGGCCTCTGACGCCGCCGACCAGGTCGAGCAACAGGTGTTCAACCGCTACCGCGGCGGTCAGGTCGGCTACACCGAGGTCATCACCGCGCAGGCCACCGCGCTGAGCGCGCGCCGCGCGCTGGTGCAGGCCATGGCCGACCGCCAAACCACCGCCGTGGCCTTGATCCAGTCGCTGGGCGGCGGTTGGCAGGATGGACGGTAA
- a CDS encoding PLP-dependent cysteine synthase family protein, with protein sequence MRYESILDAIGHTPLVRLNQLTRHLSCAVYAKLEFLSPGGSVKDRIGMYMIQQAERRGEIGPGATIVECTSGNTGMGLALFAAGRGYKTVFTIADKQSKEKVDMLRAMGAEVIVCPTDVPPDDPRGYIQAAQRLARDIPGAFLCNQYDNPDNTLAHYASTGPEIWNDTGGMVTHFVCGMGTCGTISGAGRYLKEQNAMVRVIGVDPQGSIFHELFHRGVTVQPHVYRLEGIGEDFIPKALDWHVIDDVIQVSDQGSFLMARRLARDEGIFAGGSSGAAMLAALQVAEKLGPNDLMVVLLPDGGRQYLGKLYNDDWMREHGYLDAKPDSAPRS encoded by the coding sequence ATGAGATATGAAAGCATCCTGGACGCGATCGGCCACACGCCGCTGGTGCGCCTGAACCAGCTGACTCGGCACCTGTCCTGCGCGGTCTACGCCAAGCTGGAGTTCCTGAGCCCGGGTGGTTCGGTCAAGGACCGCATCGGCATGTACATGATCCAGCAGGCCGAGCGGCGCGGCGAGATCGGCCCCGGCGCGACCATCGTGGAATGCACCTCGGGCAACACCGGCATGGGCCTGGCGCTGTTCGCCGCCGGGCGCGGCTACAAGACGGTGTTCACCATCGCCGACAAGCAATCGAAGGAAAAAGTCGACATGCTGCGGGCCATGGGCGCCGAGGTCATCGTCTGCCCCACCGACGTGCCGCCCGACGATCCGCGCGGCTACATCCAGGCGGCGCAGCGGCTGGCGCGTGACATCCCCGGCGCCTTCCTCTGCAACCAGTACGACAACCCGGACAACACGCTGGCGCACTACGCGAGCACCGGCCCCGAAATCTGGAACGACACCGGGGGCATGGTCACCCATTTCGTCTGCGGCATGGGCACTTGCGGCACCATCAGCGGCGCCGGCCGCTACCTCAAGGAACAAAACGCCATGGTCCGGGTGATTGGCGTCGATCCGCAGGGCTCGATCTTCCATGAGCTGTTCCACCGCGGGGTGACGGTGCAGCCCCACGTCTACCGGCTCGAAGGCATAGGCGAAGACTTCATCCCCAAGGCGCTGGACTGGCACGTCATCGACGACGTGATCCAGGTCAGCGACCAGGGCAGCTTCCTGATGGCGCGCCGGCTCGCCCGCGACGAGGGCATCTTCGCCGGCGGCTCCTCGGGCGCCGCGATGCTGGCCGCGCTGCAGGTGGCTGAAAAGCTGGGCCCGAACGACCTCATGGTGGTGCTGCTGCCCGACGGCGGCCGCCAGTACCTGGGCAAGCTCTACAACGACGACTGGATGCGGGAGCATGGCTACCTCGACGCCAAGCCCGATTCAGCACCGCGATCCTGA
- a CDS encoding cystathionine gamma-synthase, giving the protein MRFSTQAIHAGQPADPTTGAIMTPVYLSSTFVQQAPGQHKGYDYGRTANPTRSALEANIAALEDGTYGLAFASGLAAESTVLQSLSSGDHVVCGQDLYGGTYRLMTKVFARFGIEASFVDATSPGAIRAALRPQTRLVWLETPSNPLLTVCDIAAIAQLAHEHQARLAVDNTFASPYLQQPLRLGADIVIHSTTKYLGGHSDVIGGALVMNDEALYQELKFLQNAVGAVPGPLDCFLVLRGIKTLAVRMRQHCDNALQLARHLAAHPEVKQLAYPGLESSPHHALASRQMRAYGGMISLELQGGVERNIRFTTQTKLFALAESLGGVESLIGLPTVMTHAAIPPAQRQQAGLPDALVRLSVGLEDIEDLIEDVDRAIETSR; this is encoded by the coding sequence ATGCGCTTTTCCACCCAAGCCATTCACGCCGGCCAGCCGGCGGACCCGACCACCGGCGCGATCATGACGCCGGTGTACCTGAGTTCAACTTTCGTGCAGCAAGCGCCCGGCCAGCACAAGGGCTACGACTACGGGCGCACCGCCAATCCCACACGCAGCGCGCTGGAGGCGAACATCGCGGCGCTGGAGGACGGGACTTACGGCCTGGCCTTCGCCAGCGGCCTGGCGGCGGAGTCCACCGTGCTGCAATCGCTCAGCAGCGGCGACCATGTGGTCTGCGGGCAGGACCTGTATGGCGGGACCTACCGGCTGATGACCAAGGTCTTTGCGCGCTTCGGCATCGAGGCCAGCTTCGTCGACGCGACTTCGCCGGGCGCGATCCGCGCCGCGCTGCGCCCGCAAACCCGGCTGGTCTGGCTGGAGACCCCGAGCAATCCGCTGCTGACCGTGTGCGACATCGCCGCCATCGCCCAGCTCGCGCACGAACACCAGGCCAGGCTCGCGGTCGACAACACCTTCGCCTCGCCCTACCTGCAGCAGCCGCTGCGCCTGGGCGCGGACATCGTCATCCACAGCACCACCAAGTACCTGGGCGGCCACTCGGATGTGATAGGCGGCGCCCTTGTGATGAATGACGAAGCGCTGTACCAGGAGCTCAAGTTCCTGCAAAACGCGGTGGGCGCGGTGCCGGGTCCGCTGGACTGCTTCCTCGTGCTGCGCGGCATCAAAACCCTGGCCGTGCGCATGCGCCAGCATTGCGACAACGCGCTGCAGCTGGCGCGCCACCTGGCCGCCCACCCCGAGGTCAAACAGCTCGCCTACCCCGGCCTGGAGTCCAGCCCCCATCACGCGCTCGCCAGCCGGCAGATGCGCGCCTACGGCGGCATGATCTCGCTGGAACTGCAAGGCGGCGTGGAGCGTAACATTCGGTTCACGACCCAGACGAAGCTGTTCGCGCTGGCCGAGAGCCTGGGCGGCGTCGAGTCCCTGATCGGCCTGCCCACGGTGATGACGCACGCCGCTATCCCGCCCGCGCAACGCCAGCAGGCCGGATTGCCCGACGCGCTGGTGCGCCTGTCGGTCGGTCTCGAAGACATCGAGGACCTGATCGAAGACGTGGACCGGGCGATCGAAACATCGCGCTAA
- a CDS encoding LysR family transcriptional regulator, with protein MSHPAPIPQLLNRLRMRQVALILAVGEHGTLRKASAELGMTQPAATKMIQELESALGQRLFERVGRGQKLTAAGTSVLGYFRGMRGSMESMTRELAELQLGSSGRLSIGTIMAPSPTLLTNAIIALKKAYPLLSVGITMDTSDRLLELLREGALDVAIGRMRDEHWQDYSFASLDNEALSVVVGAHHPLGHKKSVKFASLLDYPWILQPTGSPMREVLDQEFRMLQMPAPRSLIETASILTTTDLIDKTDMIAVMPRSIADTYAQHGLLKVLPCEIRHKMESFGSITRKDRPLSEAARFFLGALHQRAPSGLADGV; from the coding sequence ATGTCCCATCCTGCACCCATTCCCCAGCTTCTCAACCGCCTGCGCATGCGCCAGGTGGCCCTCATCCTGGCGGTGGGCGAGCACGGCACCCTGCGCAAGGCTTCGGCCGAGCTGGGCATGACGCAGCCGGCGGCCACCAAAATGATCCAGGAGCTGGAGTCGGCCCTGGGTCAGCGCCTGTTTGAACGGGTCGGGCGCGGGCAGAAGCTCACCGCAGCGGGCACCAGCGTGCTGGGCTACTTTCGCGGCATGCGGGGCTCGATGGAATCGATGACGCGCGAGCTGGCCGAGTTGCAGCTGGGCTCTTCGGGGCGGCTCTCAATCGGTACCATCATGGCGCCGTCACCCACCTTGCTGACGAACGCCATCATTGCGCTCAAGAAGGCCTACCCACTGTTGTCGGTCGGCATCACCATGGACACCAGCGACCGACTGCTGGAGTTGCTGCGCGAAGGCGCGCTGGACGTGGCGATTGGCCGTATGCGTGATGAACACTGGCAGGACTACAGCTTTGCGTCGCTGGATAACGAAGCGCTGTCGGTGGTGGTGGGGGCGCACCACCCGCTGGGCCACAAAAAATCGGTGAAGTTTGCCAGCCTGCTGGACTACCCCTGGATATTGCAGCCTACCGGCAGCCCGATGCGTGAGGTGCTGGACCAGGAGTTTCGCATGCTGCAGATGCCGGCGCCCCGAAGCCTGATTGAAACCGCTTCCATCCTGACCACCACCGACCTGATCGACAAGACGGACATGATTGCCGTCATGCCGCGGTCGATTGCCGACACCTATGCCCAACACGGCCTGCTCAAGGTCCTGCCTTGCGAGATCCGGCACAAGATGGAGTCGTTCGGCTCCATCACCCGCAAGGACAGGCCGCTCAGCGAGGCGGCGCGGTTTTTCCTCGGGGCGCTGCACCAGCGGGCGCCGTCTGGCCTTGCCGATGGGGTGTAG
- a CDS encoding Bug family tripartite tricarboxylate transporter substrate binding protein, translating into MMKPSQLSRIFPAVVLAACALASATQVLAQDWPTKSVRILVGSAPGGGTDAMARAVADRLGPLLKQPVVVENRPGVSNTLAADVTAKATDGHTMVMGVSTAHAIAPHLLKLGYDNNKDLVPVVFVGAVPNVLVVNNALPADSVQSLVKLAKSQPGKLNYATSGAGSTQHIAAELFKDQAGVFITHIPYRGSGPALVDLVGGQVQLSFDTMPSVIGQIKNGRIRALAVAASRRNPQLPDVPTMAEAGLKGVEMSAWYGIYMPASTPKAVQDRVHAEVTKILAMPETQTRLGAIGADLTPMTQAQFAQFHTAENKRYGDLIAKKNIRLD; encoded by the coding sequence ATGATGAAACCCTCGCAACTATCGAGAATATTTCCCGCCGTTGTGCTGGCCGCCTGCGCGCTGGCCAGCGCAACCCAGGTGCTTGCCCAGGATTGGCCGACCAAGTCCGTCCGCATCCTGGTCGGTTCGGCCCCCGGTGGCGGCACCGACGCCATGGCCCGTGCCGTGGCGGACCGGCTGGGCCCGCTGCTCAAGCAACCGGTGGTGGTGGAAAACCGCCCCGGCGTGTCCAACACGCTGGCCGCCGACGTCACCGCCAAGGCCACCGACGGCCACACCATGGTGATGGGTGTTTCCACCGCTCACGCCATCGCACCGCACCTGCTCAAGCTCGGCTACGACAACAACAAAGACCTGGTGCCGGTGGTGTTTGTCGGTGCGGTGCCCAATGTGCTGGTGGTCAACAACGCCCTGCCCGCGGATTCGGTCCAGTCGCTCGTCAAGCTCGCCAAGAGCCAGCCCGGCAAACTGAACTACGCCACCAGCGGCGCCGGCAGTACCCAGCACATCGCGGCCGAGCTGTTCAAGGACCAGGCTGGCGTCTTCATCACGCACATTCCATACCGCGGCAGCGGCCCGGCGCTGGTCGACCTGGTCGGTGGTCAGGTGCAGCTGAGTTTTGACACCATGCCCTCAGTCATCGGGCAAATCAAGAACGGCCGCATCCGTGCCCTGGCCGTGGCGGCTTCCCGCCGCAACCCGCAGCTTCCCGATGTGCCCACCATGGCCGAAGCCGGTCTCAAGGGTGTGGAAATGAGCGCCTGGTACGGCATCTACATGCCGGCGTCCACGCCGAAAGCCGTGCAGGATCGCGTCCATGCCGAAGTCACAAAAATTCTGGCCATGCCCGAAACGCAGACCCGCCTGGGCGCCATCGGGGCGGACCTGACACCGATGACGCAGGCGCAATTCGCCCAGTTTCACACTGCTGAAAACAAACGCTACGGCGACCTGATCGCCAAAAAGAACATCAGACTGGATTGA
- a CDS encoding 4-hydroxythreonine-4-phosphate dehydrogenase PdxA, translated as MSQQTTPATTPAATPVIALTLGDAAGIGPELIARLLSQPGITANANIVLVGDPWLWQDGQAIAKLTVPTQAVASLAEVRKRPAQRLPAFLAVDTIRPEQVQRSQAQAACGSAVLRVLNLCMDGAKRGEVDAICFAPLNKQAMKLGGLKHEDELHHFAEYLGVTGYFCEFNTLGDLWTSRVSSHIPLKDAASMLSKERIVDAARLIYRSLQASGTASPKVAIAAFNPHGGDGGMCGREEIDIIEPAVRELRASGFPVDGPFPADTIFLKARDGQYQAIVTMYHDQGQIAIKLMGFSKGVTVQGGLPVPITTPAHGTAYDIAGQGVADVNATLNAFQIAQRMGTARREQTA; from the coding sequence ATGAGCCAACAAACCACACCGGCAACTACACCGGCAGCCACACCGGTCATTGCCCTGACGTTGGGCGATGCTGCAGGCATCGGCCCCGAGCTGATTGCGCGGCTGCTGAGCCAGCCCGGCATCACCGCCAACGCCAATATCGTGCTGGTCGGCGACCCCTGGCTCTGGCAGGACGGCCAGGCCATTGCCAAACTCACCGTGCCCACGCAGGCCGTTGCCAGCCTGGCCGAGGTGCGAAAACGCCCCGCCCAGCGCCTACCAGCCTTCCTTGCCGTCGACACCATTCGCCCGGAGCAGGTGCAGCGCAGCCAGGCGCAGGCCGCTTGCGGCAGCGCGGTGCTGCGGGTGCTCAACCTGTGCATGGACGGCGCCAAGCGCGGCGAGGTCGACGCCATTTGCTTTGCCCCGCTGAACAAGCAGGCGATGAAGCTGGGCGGCCTGAAGCACGAGGACGAACTGCACCACTTTGCCGAATATCTGGGCGTGACCGGCTACTTCTGCGAGTTCAACACCCTCGGCGACTTGTGGACCTCGCGCGTGTCCTCGCACATCCCGCTGAAGGACGCGGCGTCCATGCTCAGCAAGGAGCGCATCGTGGATGCCGCCCGCCTGATTTACCGGTCGCTGCAGGCCAGCGGCACCGCCAGCCCCAAAGTGGCGATTGCGGCCTTCAACCCGCACGGCGGGGATGGTGGTATGTGCGGACGCGAAGAGATTGACATCATCGAGCCGGCCGTGCGCGAGTTGCGCGCCAGCGGCTTTCCGGTCGATGGCCCCTTCCCCGCCGACACCATCTTTCTCAAGGCGCGCGATGGTCAGTACCAGGCCATCGTCACCATGTACCACGACCAAGGGCAGATTGCCATCAAGCTCATGGGCTTCAGCAAGGGCGTGACGGTGCAAGGCGGCTTGCCGGTGCCCATCACCACGCCGGCACACGGCACGGCTTATGACATTGCGGGTCAGGGTGTGGCCGATGTGAATGCCACGCTCAACGCCTTTCAGATTGCCCAGCGCATGGGTACCGCCCGGCGGGAGCAGACTGCTTGA